AATGATGCGCCGGCATTGAAGGCGGCGAACATCGGCGTAGCGATGGGGCAGAGCGGGACGGATGTTGCGAAAGAGGCCTCGTCGATGGTTCTCACCGACGACAATTTTGCAACCATCGTTGCTGCTGTAGAGGAGGGGAGGACGGTCTACGATAATCTGCTCAAGTTCATCGTATGGACCATCCCAACAAACCTCGGCGAGGGACTTGTGATCGTGGCCGCTGTTGCCATGGGAATGGAGCTTCCTATCCTTCCCGTGCAGATCCTGTGGATCAACATGACAACAGCGGTGATCCTCGGATTGCCACTTGCATTTGAGCCGATCGCTCCCGACACGATGTCGAGACCACCGCGCGACCCTAAAGCCCCGTTGTTCTCAACAAACCTTATCATGCGGACGTTCTTCGTTGGATCGATGCTCTTGCTTGCATCATTTGGTGTGTTCCTCTGGGAAGTGAAGACCGGTCACAGCCTTCCTCTGGCCCGTACATCAGCCACCAACGCATTCGTTGTGATGCAGATGTTCTACCTGTTCAACTGCCGAACACTCTCAACATCACAACCCACCTCGCTGTTTGCCAACAAGTACCTTTGGTACGGGACCGGGACCATGCTGATGCTGCAGCTGGCCTTCACCTACGTTCCATTCTTTAACGTGGCCTTCCATTCAGCGCCTGTTGGGATCACATCGTGGACCACCATTGCCAGTGGCGGAGTGATACTCTATCTCCTAGTGGAGTTCGAGAAATACGTGCGAAGGCGCTATCATGCAAGAGGGACATCGATGACGACGAAGTAGGCATCGGACGCCGCGGAGATCTCGATCGTATCACGGTCCACGATCCCTACTGCGTCACGTCTTGTAAGCACTGCGTCATCGATCTTCAACGAACCTTCGATCACAAAGACGAACATCCCTGATCCCGGAGCACGGCGTGTATGAACCACTGATGCGCCTGCATCAACCTTTGCGATGCTAAGCCACGCATCCTGATTGATCCACAGTGGCATTCCACTGTTCTTAGGACCAACAACGGTGTGAAGAACGTTGCGTTCCGCATCACCTATGTTCACCTGATCATAACGGGGCTCCACGTTACGTGCATTTGGAATGATCCAGATCTGCAGGAACTTCAATACGTCCGTTGCCGATCCATTGTATTCGGAATGGGTAAGCCCCGTACCTGCTGACATCACTTGAACATCACCCGGACGGAGACCTTCTTCATGCCCCATACTATCACGGTGCATGATCACGCCCTCGAGTGGGATGGAGATGATCTCCATGTTGTTGTGCGGGTGCGTCCCAAAACCTTCGCCAGGTGCAACAACGTCATCATTGAACACACGCAACATGCCGAAGTTCATTCGCTCCGTGTTCATGTAGTGACCGAAGCTGAACGTGTGATTTGTATCGAGCCATCCAAAATCGAAATGGCCACGGTCGGAAGCTTTGTAGATCATGGGTTACGGGGTTACGAGGTTACGGGGTTACGGGGTTACAAGTATCGGGCTTTAGCCCGATGTTACAGGGTTTTGAGGACGTGAACGTACTTCACGAATTTATCGAGGAGGGTGCGGTAGATCTTCAGTGTTGCTTCATCGATAAGGATCACATTTTCATCAAACTTGGAAGCTGCCTGCGTAACGAGCAATTCCGGTTTTGGCAGCACATGAGCAGCCATTCCGTGGAGAAGTCTACGTAGATCGGTCTGCGCACGAACGGAACCAAAATTTCCGGTACTCGCACCGATCACCGCCACAGGTTTCTCAGTAAAGGGGCGAACGGGCCCCCTCGATGCCCAATCAAGAGCATTCTTCAGGACGCCAGTGTAGGAGAAGTTGTACTC
This region of Ignavibacteria bacterium genomic DNA includes:
- a CDS encoding NAD(P)H-dependent oxidoreductase is translated as MNILTISGSLREKSYNTGLVRTAELLGVEGVTFTHANIREIPLFDADLEVSSIPEAVAVIKQQIEAADGVLIATPEYNFSYTGVLKNALDWASRGPVRPFTEKPVAVIGASTGNFGSVRAQTDLRRLLHGMAAHVLPKPELLVTQAASKFDENVILIDEATLKIYRTLLDKFVKYVHVLKTL
- a CDS encoding pirin family protein, whose product is MIYKASDRGHFDFGWLDTNHTFSFGHYMNTERMNFGMLRVFNDDVVAPGEGFGTHPHNNMEIISIPLEGVIMHRDSMGHEEGLRPGDVQVMSAGTGLTHSEYNGSATDVLKFLQIWIIPNARNVEPRYDQVNIGDAERNVLHTVVGPKNSGMPLWINQDAWLSIAKVDAGASVVHTRRAPGSGMFVFVIEGSLKIDDAVLTRRDAVGIVDRDTIEISAASDAYFVVIDVPLA